The genomic stretch GACCTCACGCCGTTCGTCGAGAGCGAGCGCTGGGGCCTCACCGACGAGGAGAAGGCCGACTTCTTCCCCGGCTTCTACGCCGCGGACGTGTTCCCGTCCTTCGACAACCAGCGCTTCGGCTTCCCGCCGAACCGCTCGATGGAGGTCATGTACTACAACGCCGACTGGCTCGCCGAGCTCGCCGACGCCGGCGCGATCTCCTTCGACGGCCCGCCCACCAGCCCCGAGCAGTTCCGCGAGGCGGCGTGCGCCGCGACCGATACGCCGTTCAGCGGTGCGCTGGCCGACGCCTCGCTCGGCTACAAGCTGTCGACCGACGCCAGCCGCTTCGCCTCCTGGACGTTCGCGTTCGGTGGGGACGTCTACGACTACGAGGCCGACCGCTACGCCTACGATGCGCCCGAGGCGGTCGAGGCGATGACGTACCTGCAGGACCTCTTCGAGGACGGCTGCGCCGACTTCGTCACCGAGCGCTACGGCGACCAGACCGACTTCGGGCAGGGCACCCTGCTCTTCACGGTCGGTTCCAGCTCCGGCCTGCCGTACTACGACAGCGCCGTGAGCGAGGGTGCCGGCTTCGAGTGGAGCGTCGCGCCGCTGCCCCGCACGACCGAGGACCCGGTCATGAACGTCTACGGCGCCAGCGTCTCCATCCCGACCGGGCACAGCCCCGAGGCGGACCTCGCGACGTGGCTGTTCGTCAAGCACTACACGAGCCCCGAGGCGCAGGCGACCTGGGCGAAGGCCAGCAACTACTTCCCGGTCCGCCAGAGCGTCGCGGACGGCCTGTCGGACTACTTCGCGGAGAACGAAGCGTACGCGACGGCGTTCGAGCTGCTGCCCTTCGGCACGACCGAACCGCCGGTCCCCGGCTACGACTTCGTGCGCGACAACGTCGAGGCGGACATGGCGGCGATCATGGACGGCGACGACGTGACCCGCGTCCTCGCGACCCTGACGTCGGAAAGCAACCTGATCCTGGACGACCAACTCTCCGCGATGGAGTGACGTCCCGACCCAGGACGAACGTGCGCGGCGGGGCCTTCGGGCCCCGCCGCGTTCGGTTCGCCGCGCGTCCGCCCCACCCGCCGTGCGCGCGTACCCTGGGGGGCGTGCCCGACCTCCCCGCCCCGTCGGCGTTGTACGTCCACGTGCCCTTCTGCCCGCACGTGTGTCCCTACTGCGACTTCCACAAGATGCGTCGCGACGAGGTGCTCGTCGGGCGCTACCTCGATCGCCTCGAGGTCGAGATCGCGGACCTCGCCGCGCGCTACGGCGGGCCGCTGGAGACGGTGTACCTGGGGGGCGGGACCCCGTCGCACCTCGACGACGCGGAACTCGACCGGGTGCTCGGCGCGATCCGCGCCGGGTTCGGGGGGCTCGGGCGGCGCGAAACGACGCTCGAGGCGGACCCCGGCACGTTCGACGCCGCCCGGCTGGCGCGGTTTCGCGCCGCGGGCGTGACCCGCGTTTCGATCGGCCTGCAGAGCACGTTTGATCCCACCCTGCGGTTCCTGGGGCGCGCGCACGACGCGGCGTCCGGCGTCGCGGCGGTGGAGGCGGCGGTCGCGGAGGACCTCGACGTCGCGGTCGACCTGATCGTGGGGGTGGCGGGCCGGACGCCGGACGCCGACGTCGCCCGCCTCGCCGCCGCCGGCGTCGGGCACGTCTCGGTGTACGCCCTCACGGTGGAGCCGTTCACGCCGTTCGCGCGTCGCGGCGTCCGCGTCGACGAGGACCGCGCCGCGGACGACCTCGCCGCCGCGGAGGCGGCGCTCGAGGGGGCCGGCTTCCGCCGCTACGAGGTGTCGAACTACGCCCGACCCGGGCGCGAAGCGATCCACAACGCCACCTACTGGCACGGCGCGCCGTTCCTTGCCGCCGGCCCCAGCGCCGCGGCGTACCTGCCCGACGGCCCGTACGGCACGCGCGTCACGGCGCCCCCCATCAAGGCGTGGCTGGCGGGCGACGGCGGGGAGCGCGAAGCGCTCGACGGCGACGCCCTCCTGCTCGAGCGGGCGTTGACGGGCCTGCGGACGGCGCGCGGCGTGGACCTCGCGGCGTTGGGCGCCGCCAGCGGCCGTAACGTGCGGGCGGCGTGGGCGCCCGGCCTGGATGCGGAGCGCGCCGAGGGCCGGCTGGAGCTCGTCCCCCCCGCCGCGCTGGCCGGGACGCCGGCCGCGACGTCGCTGCGCCACGCGACCGGCGCCGACGACGACGCCGGCACGATCCTGCGCGCCACCCCCGCCGGCGTCCAGGTCCTCGACGCCGTGGTGCGGCGGCTGGTGGGCGCCGCCGCGCTCACCTGACGCGGCGCGTCAGGCGGCGCGCGCGACGGTGCGGACCAGCACCGTCGCGGCCGGCAGGTCCAGGGCCTCCTCCGCTTCGGCGCGCGCGAGGAGGGCATCGAGGCGGGGGGCGAGATCGAGGTCCTCGGTGAGCCACCGCTCGAGGCGGGCGGGGCCGCCGTCCGGGACCGCCCGGAGCGACGCGGCGGTGAGGCGCGCCTGCGCCGCGCGGAGGTCCGCCACGAGGCCGGACGCGGCGATGCGTTCCCACGACCCGGCGCGTTCGCGTTCCGCGATGCGGTCGCGGAGCCAGCCGAGGCGGAGGCGTTCCCCGAGCGCGAAAAAGCGGCGCCCGACCGCGTCGAGGGCGTACCCCTCGGGCGCCAGGGTGCGCGCGACGTCGGCGGCCCCGAGGGCGGCGGGGAGGTGCTCGAGGAGCGCCACCTCGCGGGCGCGGGCGTCGCTCAGGCCGGCCTTGACGAAGGCGCGGGTGCGCCGTTTCGCGTGGCGCGCGTCGCGCCCCGCCAACCAGTCCATCAACGCCGTGCGGGCCTCCCCGAGCGGCGGCCCCAACGCCGCGGCGAACGCCGCCATGTCCTCCTCCGCGCGGCCCTCCTGCAGGATCCAGGCGACGACCCCCCCGACCGCGTCGACCATCGCGTGAATCGCGGCGTAGCGGGCGTCGGGCGTGAGCGACGCGTCGCCGTCGACGGCGGCGACGAAGGTGGGCGCGTCGAGCAGGTCGGTCGCCATGACGCTGGCGCGCAGGATGCGGGCGGCGGGCGCGCCGGTCGCGCGGACGGTGCGGTGCACGAACGTCGGGCCGAGCAGGTCCACCACCCGGTTCGTGGTGACGGTCGCGACCATCTCGCGGCGGAGCGGGTGGGCGGCGAGCGCCGCCTCGTGCGCCTCGCGCACGGCGCGCGGCACGTCGGCGAGCAGCAGGCCGAACAGGTGCGGGTCGTCCGGCACGTCGGTCTCCAGCAGCCGGCGCTGCACGCCGATCTTGGCGTACGCCAGCAGGATCGCCAACTCCGGCCGGACGTACGTCTCGCCCGCCGCGAGGCGGGCGCGTCGCTCGCGCGGTCCGGGGAGGCACTCGACGTCGCCGTCGAGGCCGCCGTGCATCTCGAGGTACCCGTGCAGCGACGCGAACAGGCGCGGGTCCTCCTGGGCGCGGCGTTCGGCGAGGGACAGCGCGAGCGCCTGCCGGTCGGCGTCGGCGAGGACGAGGTCGGCGACCTCGTCGCTCACCGAACGGAGGAGGGCGTTGCGGTCCTCCCACGCCAGCGCACCGGAGGCGACGGCGGGCTGCAGCGCGATCTTGAGGTTGACCTCCCGGTCGGACATGTCGACC from Trueperaceae bacterium encodes the following:
- a CDS encoding extracellular solute-binding protein gives rise to the protein MKTLFALLAGLSVTFAVAQDVESLDPSGQTVMFWHQHSTERLEALDAIIDDFNETNEYGITVQQEYQGGYGDIFQKMLPILNTSSAPNLVVGYQNQAATYAIGDGMTDLTPFVESERWGLTDEEKADFFPGFYAADVFPSFDNQRFGFPPNRSMEVMYYNADWLAELADAGAISFDGPPTSPEQFREAACAATDTPFSGALADASLGYKLSTDASRFASWTFAFGGDVYDYEADRYAYDAPEAVEAMTYLQDLFEDGCADFVTERYGDQTDFGQGTLLFTVGSSSGLPYYDSAVSEGAGFEWSVAPLPRTTEDPVMNVYGASVSIPTGHSPEADLATWLFVKHYTSPEAQATWAKASNYFPVRQSVADGLSDYFAENEAYATAFELLPFGTTEPPVPGYDFVRDNVEADMAAIMDGDDVTRVLATLTSESNLILDDQLSAME
- a CDS encoding coproporphyrinogen-III oxidase family protein produces the protein MPDLPAPSALYVHVPFCPHVCPYCDFHKMRRDEVLVGRYLDRLEVEIADLAARYGGPLETVYLGGGTPSHLDDAELDRVLGAIRAGFGGLGRRETTLEADPGTFDAARLARFRAAGVTRVSIGLQSTFDPTLRFLGRAHDAASGVAAVEAAVAEDLDVAVDLIVGVAGRTPDADVARLAAAGVGHVSVYALTVEPFTPFARRGVRVDEDRAADDLAAAEAALEGAGFRRYEVSNYARPGREAIHNATYWHGAPFLAAGPSAAAYLPDGPYGTRVTAPPIKAWLAGDGGEREALDGDALLLERALTGLRTARGVDLAALGAASGRNVRAAWAPGLDAERAEGRLELVPPAALAGTPAATSLRHATGADDDAGTILRATPAGVQVLDAVVRRLVGAAALT